Proteins from a single region of Carassius carassius chromosome 37, fCarCar2.1, whole genome shotgun sequence:
- the LOC132117779 gene encoding uncharacterized protein LOC132117779: MPEVTSTRSDRLKSKGIMFLCNTTAIKDWSYFLSQILPLVNNSAGFVHQSMDRVEAVTSTMVAALEPDLSGMSASHPPLNSNHTSGMEHVFQYSYSESDLQYTDYRTPPRDSIQLPKAVLYLVMAALVVVAVAYAIVGHLVKDLVHEFVEWVFGPRSDNRRSKSEVNCISSSMNEMSELSHPADTCCIVYNHSDCPSTIKLEELVVTIDETSQLPREAYSGT, encoded by the exons ATGCCGGAGGTCACTTCCACCAGAAGTGATAGGCTAAAATCCAAAGGCATTATGTTTTTATGCAACACCACAGCCATCAAGGACTGGAGCTATTTTCTCTCTCAAATCTTGCCTCTTGTGAATAACTCAGCAGGATTTGTTCATCAGAGTATGGACCGGGTGGAAGCGGTGACGAGCACCATGGTGGCGGCTCTGGAGCCCGACCTGAGCGGCATGAGCGCCAGTCACCCGCCGCTCAACTCTAATCACACGTCCGGAATGGAGCACGTCTTTCAATACTCGTACTCCGAGAGTGACCTGCAGTACACAGACTACAGGACGCCGCCGAGGGACTCGATACAGCTGCCCAAGGCGGTGCTGTACCTGGTTATGGCCGCGCTGGTGGTGGTGGCCGTGGCGTACGCGATCGTCGGGCACCTGGTGAAGGATCTCGTGCACGAGTTTGTGG AGTGGGTGTTTGGGCCCCGTTCAGACAACCGCAGGAGCAAGAGTGAGGTGAACTGCATCAGCAGCAGCATGAATGAAATGAGCGAACTCTCGCATCCAGCCGACACTTGCTGCATCGTGTACAATCACTCTGACTGCCCGAGCACCATTAAGCTGGAAGAACTGGTGGTCACCATCGATGAGACCTCGCAGCTACCTCGTGAAGCTTACAGTGGGACCTAA
- the LOC132118478 gene encoding cytochrome P450 2J4-like produces the protein MFSQTTLPLVGNFLNIGFSDPLGAFQRIAERYGDVSTLYLGNKPCILLTGYESFKEAFVEQADIFTDRPYFPIVDKLSKGKGLIMSSGHMWRQQRRFALATLKYFGVGKKTLENFILQECRFLCDSMQTERGLPFNPQHFVTDAVANIICGLVFGHRFEYDDHNFHLMQKYLDEFLQLPISNWGRLYNQFPTLMSMLPGKHHTAFASISKLKPFLQEEIRKHKEERDPSNPRDYIDCYLEEIEKCKDSEAEFTEDNLMYCVVDLFGAGTETTSNTLRWALLFMIKYPEVQEKVQSEIDQVIGQTRQPLMDDRTNLPYTYAVIHEIQRFANIVTFTPPRMANKDTTVGGHLIPKCVVVMPLLKSILQDKNEYSTPYEFNPAHFLDVNGKFLKKDHFIPFSIGKRMCPGEQLARMELFLFFTSLMQRYTFLPLEGQTLSLKGTISVSSGPEPFQIHAVPR, from the exons ATGTTCTCACAAACAACCCTGCCTTTGGTTGGAAACTTTTTAAATATAGGCTTTAGTGATCCTCTTGGCGCCTTTCAGAGG ATTGCTGAGAGGTATGGAGATGTGAGCACACTGTATCTGGGAAACAAACCTTGCATACTGCTCACTGGATACGAGAGTTTCAAAGAGGCGTTTGTGGAGCAGGCGGACATCTTCACAGACCGGCCGTACTTCCCTATAGTTGACAAGCTCAGTAAAGGGAAAG GTCTTATTATGTCCAGCGGACACATGTGGCGTCAGCAAAGGCGTTTTGCTCTGGCGACTCTAAAATACTTTGGTGTGGGGAAGAAAACTCTAGAAAACTTCATCCTGCAGGAGTGTCGCTTTCTCTGTGACTCTATGCAGACTGAACGAG GTTTACCCTTCAACCCTCAGCATTTTGTGACGGATGCTGTGGCTAATATAATCTGTGGGTTGGTGTTTGGTCACAGGTTTGAGTATGATGACCACAATTTTCATCTGATGCAGAAGTATTTAGATGAATTCTTACAGCTTCCCATCTCGAACTGGGGACGG TTATATAATCAGTTTCCCACCCTCATGTCGATGCTGCCAGGAAAACACCACACGGCATTCGCCAGCATATCTAAACTGAAGCCCTTCCTGCAGGAGGAAATCAGAAAACACAAGGAGGAGAGAGACCCGTCCAACCCCAGAGACTACATCGACTGTTATCTGGAAGAGATTGAGAAG TGTAAGGACAGTGAGGCGGAGTTCACTGAGGACAACCTGATGTACTGTGTGGTGGATCTGTTTGGAGCAGGGACAGAAACCACCTCTAACACACTCAGATGGGCTTTACTCTTCATGATCAAGTACCCAGAAGTACAAG AGAAAGTCCAGTCTGAGATCGATCAGGTGATTGGACAGACACGGCAACCACTGATGGATGACCGAACAAATCTGCCATACACCTATGCAGTGATCCATGAAATCCAGAGGTTTGCCAACATTGTTACCTTCACGCCTCCCAGAATGGCCAACAAGGACACGACAGTGGGAGGACATCTCATCCCGAAG TGTGTGGTAGTGATGCCACTGCTGAAGTCAATCCTACAGGATAAGAATGAGTACAGCACTCCGTATGAATTCAATCCTGCTCACTTTCTGGATGTAAATGGCAAATTTTTGAAGAAAGACCATTTCATCCCATTCTCAATAG GTAAGAGGATGTGTCCAGGTGAGCAGCTCGCTCGAATGGAGCTCTTCCTATTCTTCACGTCTCTGATGCAGCGTTACACCTTCCTGCCTCTTGAGGGACAAACGTTGAGTCTGAAAGGAACTATcagcgtctcatctggtcctgaacCCTTCCAGATACATGCTGTGCCTCGATAG